The genomic interval GACGCCGCCCGACGACTACGCGAATCGATTCCCACACCAGCTCTCAGGCGGCGAACAACAGCGTATCGCACTGATTCGCGCGCTGTTGATGAACCCCGATCTGATCCTCGCCGACGAGGCCGTCTCGGCGCTCGACGTGTCGTTGCGAATCGACATGATGGATCTCATGCTCGAGTTACAGGAGGCGTTTCACACGTCGTATCTGTTCATCTCGCACAACCTCTCGAACGCCAGCTATCTGGCCGGCAAAGCCGACGGGCGCATCGGAATCATGTACCTCGGCGAACTCGTCGAGATCGGCCCCGTCGACGAGGTGCTCGAAAATCCACAACACCCCTACACGAAGGTGTTGATGTGGGCGACGCCGGATCTCCACCCGGACGTCGAACAGGATACCGACTCGCCGCTGCGGAAAATCGACGTTCCCGATCCGAAGAATCCGCCAGCTGGCTGTCGGTTCCACACGCGCTGTCCGAAGGCTCGAGAGGCCTGCAAAACGGCACCGCCGACGACCGAAGTCGGCGACAGTCACACCACGCGGTGTTACAGAGCACTCGAGGACCACGACTACTGGGACTCGCCGACACTCGACGAGTAATCGAGACACGCCTCGACCCGTGGCTTTTTATCAGTTGACGGCAAGAGAGATGTATGCGCGTCAGTGGCGTGGTATACAAGTTCATGGTCGCGGTCAGCCTGACGATTGCGGTGCTGACGGTCGCACTCCTTCCGTTTCTCGAGCCCGGCTCGAGTTCGTGGGTGATCGCCATCTTCACGCTCGGTGTGACGGCGATTTCGCTTGCGATTGCGGCGCTTGGACTCTATTTCCGTTGGGACCCGTTTCGGCCGTTCGAGGAGGTCTAACGCGGAATGGAGACGGACAGACCGCTACGAGGGTTCGCTAATACACACAATTAAATACGATATTTTCCTCTAGCGACTATGGACGACTCGCAACTCGTCGAGCACAGCGATAGTTCCGACAGCGACACAGCCACGGTGACCGTCGATCCGACCGTTCGCGGGGAGACGACCGTCGATCCCAAACTCCTCGGCAAGTTCGGCGAACACCTCTACACCGCACACAACGCAAAGAACACCCTCGAGGCGGAGATTCTGCATAACCCGACGTTCGGCAGTTGGAAGTTCCAGGTTCACGGTCCCGGTCCGGACGGCGGCCGCCCGGCGGTTCACGACGCCGACGAGATCGATGACCGCGTCGCCGAGTACGCCACGCGGCGTGACTATCCGGACCACGAGCGACTGCTCGAGGCCTATCGCGACGGGCTGGCGCTGTGGTGGGTCCACTGCGGGATCCGCGACGACGTTCGCACCAGCCCGGACGTCGGCGTCGCCGAAGATCGCGCCCAGCGGATCGAGGTTGCGCCCGACGCGGATTCCGAGAGCGCAATCGCCCAGTGGTGCTATCTTCCGCTGCATCGAACACGTGCGTTCGAGGGTCGACTCACCGCCCGCGGGAACGAGGCGACAACGGTCGAGATTGGGATTCAGACGGTGACCGCCGATGGCGACCTCGAGACGGAACTTGCCACCCAGTCGGTCGCGATCGGCACGGATTGGACCACCGCCGCGTTCGACCTCGAGTGCCCGCAGTCGGCACTCGACGATCTCGACGCGCTGTACGCCGTGACAATCCGGCCGGAGCCGGGATCGAACGTCGTTTTCGACGGGATCTCGCTGTTGCCCGACGATCACGTCGCGCGGGCGGATCCGGAGGTCATTTCGTTCCTGCAGGACGCAGACCTCCCCCTGCTGCGCTGGCCAGGCGGCAACTTCGTCTCCGGCTATCACTGGGAAGAAGCCGTCGGCCCGTTCGAGGAACGCCCGACGAAGCCGAATCCGGCCTGGGCCGGCCTCGAGACGAATCGATTCGGAACGGCGGAATTCATGGACTTCTGCGAGGCGGTCGGCTGCGAGCCGATGATCTGTCTGAACGCGGGCAACGGCACGGCCGAAGAAGCCGCGAACTGGGTCGAATACTGTAACGGCGATCCGGAGGGGACAGAATACGGTCGCCTCAGGGCCGAACACGGCCATCCCGAACCGTACGACGTGACCTACTGGGAGGTCGGCAACGAAGTCTACGGCCCGTGGCAGACCACCTGGACGACGCCCGGCGGCTACGCGGATCGGTTCGCTCGATTCCACGAGGCGATGACCGCCGTCGACAACGACATCGAGGTGCTGGCCTGTGGCAACCGCCTCACCGACTGGAACGAGCCACTCCTCGCTGAGTGTGCGGATGAACTCGACTGGCTCACCGATCACGTCCTCGTCGGCGATCCAGTCTCGACCGACACCGATCTCGAGGCGCTGTACAACGCACACATGGCCTTCGCCGAGCAGGTCGGCCGAGAGTACGAGACCGTCGCCGAGCGGATGCGTGCAGCCGGGATTGACGAGCCGACACTGGCGATCACCGAACTGCAACTGTTCACCACCCTCGCGGACGACGAACATGACGGCGACGACACGCTCGAGTGGACGGACATCCCGACGAACAAGACTATGACCGAAGCCGTCTACGACGCCACGTTCTTGCTCGAGGCGATTCGCTCGGATGGACTCATCGGCATGATCACGCACTCGGGGGTTGGCAATCACGGTGCCGGACTCCGGAAGGACCGCGAGCGGGTGTGGGCCGATCCGGCGTACTACGTCCACCGCGAGGCGTTCTCGATGGTCGGCGCTCACCCAGTCAAAACGCACCTGGAGTGTGGGACCTACGATACCGAACTGCCTGTCGGCGACCACACCGGCGAACTGTTCGGCGCAATCGAGCCCGCAACTGACGTGGCACAACTCGATGCGGTGGCTGTTTCTCACCCCGCCGAAAATCGACTCATCACCTGTCTCGTCCACCGCGATGCGACGGCCGGACCACTGACGGTCACGCTCGAGGTTGCCGGTGAATCCTCTCTCGAGTCGGCGACGGTCTCACGGATCGGCGCTGATTCGATGGTCACACAGAACACTCGAGAGCGTCCCGAGATTGTCGCCCTCGAGACAGACCAACGGACAGAGACAGCGGGCGCTGTGACGCTTGACCTCGAGCCGTTCACGGTAGCGTTTGTCGACTGCGAGTACGAGTAACCCCGCCACTACGGTTGCTTTTCGTGTGGCGTGTCTATCGCCTATCGGCGTCTACAACGCATGAACTGCCGACAGCGACTGCCAGGTCGGTGGCTGGCCGGAAAGCGATTCAGTAGCTGTTTCTTAATCAGGAATCCCTCCGTTTCCGATTGCTATCTCTCGATTTGTCCCGTGTTTCGTCGACTCATAGCACAGAGCCTATTACAAGTGTATGGTTGTAATTAAAACGTTGCTCGAGCGTGCGTTCCTTATACAGAAACGAGTTTGACGGGAGGTACATATCCTAAGACTGAGACATACATTCGAAAATAGTCTTGTTCCAAAATAGACTTTCTGATGGCTGCCAGTACTTTGGCTGTTCCTCTATACTTTCGATCATAGTCCAACTAAACACATGAGTTTCAAATATATTTCTTCCAATTGGACCTATTATGTCTATCATTCGATTTTTATCCGGAAAACGACTCTCGTGACGACATATTGGCTTAGTTGGCGTAAATAGTGGTTATAGACCCACTTGTACCAGATCTGTCGCCAACCATGTTTTCTATTTTACCACAATGCTATCCGGGGATTAGGAAAATACATATTTAGATTGAGCATCTGTGTCTGCTTCTCGAGCCACAGCGTCTCCAATCCTCGCAGGCCAGTCAGCACCGCGTCGCCGTGGTGAGTCGCGCCTGCTTGAGTGCGTCCGCTTTGAGTGACCTCGAGAGCAGAGAACAGCAG from Natronolimnobius sp. AArcel1 carries:
- a CDS encoding ABC transporter ATP-binding protein: MSSSDHVVSLEGVNVHFEEDQGFLDVFSDPETVRAVDDISLEIAENDVVALVGESGCGKTTLGKTAIGVQRPTGGTVHYRGQDIWAAKDERNPEIPFDEVRKSLQIIHQDPGSSLNPNKSVRHSLSSPLQVTHPEMDTFERRERIYEMLERVGMTPPDDYANRFPHQLSGGEQQRIALIRALLMNPDLILADEAVSALDVSLRIDMMDLMLELQEAFHTSYLFISHNLSNASYLAGKADGRIGIMYLGELVEIGPVDEVLENPQHPYTKVLMWATPDLHPDVEQDTDSPLRKIDVPDPKNPPAGCRFHTRCPKAREACKTAPPTTEVGDSHTTRCYRALEDHDYWDSPTLDE
- a CDS encoding alpha-L-arabinofuranosidase C-terminal domain-containing protein; translation: MDDSQLVEHSDSSDSDTATVTVDPTVRGETTVDPKLLGKFGEHLYTAHNAKNTLEAEILHNPTFGSWKFQVHGPGPDGGRPAVHDADEIDDRVAEYATRRDYPDHERLLEAYRDGLALWWVHCGIRDDVRTSPDVGVAEDRAQRIEVAPDADSESAIAQWCYLPLHRTRAFEGRLTARGNEATTVEIGIQTVTADGDLETELATQSVAIGTDWTTAAFDLECPQSALDDLDALYAVTIRPEPGSNVVFDGISLLPDDHVARADPEVISFLQDADLPLLRWPGGNFVSGYHWEEAVGPFEERPTKPNPAWAGLETNRFGTAEFMDFCEAVGCEPMICLNAGNGTAEEAANWVEYCNGDPEGTEYGRLRAEHGHPEPYDVTYWEVGNEVYGPWQTTWTTPGGYADRFARFHEAMTAVDNDIEVLACGNRLTDWNEPLLAECADELDWLTDHVLVGDPVSTDTDLEALYNAHMAFAEQVGREYETVAERMRAAGIDEPTLAITELQLFTTLADDEHDGDDTLEWTDIPTNKTMTEAVYDATFLLEAIRSDGLIGMITHSGVGNHGAGLRKDRERVWADPAYYVHREAFSMVGAHPVKTHLECGTYDTELPVGDHTGELFGAIEPATDVAQLDAVAVSHPAENRLITCLVHRDATAGPLTVTLEVAGESSLESATVSRIGADSMVTQNTRERPEIVALETDQRTETAGAVTLDLEPFTVAFVDCEYE